A region of Cataglyphis hispanica isolate Lineage 1 chromosome 6, ULB_Chis1_1.0, whole genome shotgun sequence DNA encodes the following proteins:
- the LOC126850200 gene encoding phospholipid phosphatase 5 — MTNVRKLKFSAGFWFDVLLRVFLAVLFVELEKAEPFTRTIHEDELWLYRNPRTDSFVPTTVLWPLVFMMPIIVICFFFIIHKDKVDFQQSILSVTLALGLNGLITDILKLIVGRPRPDFFWRCFPDGQINPGFKCTGDPIVIRDGKKSFPSGHSSFAFASFGFISLYVAGKIHTFSLAGKGQSWRLCLFFLPLLVALTIALSRTCDYHHHWQDVAVGSIIGYCLTYICYRHYYPSLDSPYCDKPYTVLTLQIQSDIKSNKSEQIKWI; from the exons ATGACTAACGTACGCAAACTTAAGTTTTCGGCGGGATTTTGGTTCGATGTTCTGCTACGTGTCTTTCTGGCAGTGCTATTCGT AGAGCTAGAAAAAGCAGAACCATTTACGAGAACAATTCATGAAGATGAATTATGGTTGTACAGAAACCCAAGGACAGATTCTTTTGTTCCAACCACAGTATTatgg cCTCTTGTATTTATGATGCCgattattgttatttgtttcttttttataatacacaaaGATAAAGTTGATTTTCAACAGTCAATATTATCTGTAACATTAGCCCTGGGATTAAATGGTCTTATTACAGATATTTTGAAACTTATAGTAG GTCGTCCAAGGCCAGATTTTTTTTGGCGGTGTTTTCCAGATGGGCAAATAAATCCGGGATTTAAATGTACCGGAGATCCAATTGTTATTAGAGATGGAAAGAAGTCATTCCCAAGCGGACATTCCTCGT ttGCGTTCGCTAGTTTTGGTTTCATCTCCTTGTATGTAGCtggaaaaatacatacattcaGTCTGGCAGGAAAAGGACAATCATGGAGATTGTGCCTATTCTTTTTGCCGCTTCTCGTCGCTCTTACTATCGCATTAAGCAGAACATGcgattatcatcatcattggcaag atgtaGCGGTAGGATCAATAATAGGCTATTGCTTAACATATATTTGCTACAGACATTATTATCCTTCGTTAGATTCACCATATTGTGATAAACCATATACTGTGCTTACGTTACAAATTCAATCAGACATCAAATCTAACAAGAGTGAACAAATTAAGTGGATATAA